In the genome of Ignavibacteriales bacterium, one region contains:
- a CDS encoding sugar kinase: MGLLVVGSLGLDSVETPFDKVTDALGGSAVYISLAASYFSGPVYLVGVVGGDFPKKYLNTLEEHNVDLDGLQVIENGKTFRWSGKYHYDLNVRDTLLTELNVFEKFDPIIPEKFRKSKYICLGNIDPELQIKVLDQMDDPQFVVCDTMNYWIEGKKDELLKLLKRVNVLIINDSEARLLAHEPNLIKASRVIRAMGPEILIIKKGEHGALLFTEDTIFSAPAYPMEMIFDPTGAGDSFAGGFTGYLHKTRDLSSSNMKRAIIYGSAMASFCVEQFSTKGLESLSLLRVKDRYREFLDLSRFDEKE, from the coding sequence TTGGGACTTTTAGTTGTTGGTTCTCTTGGTCTTGATTCAGTTGAAACCCCTTTTGATAAAGTTACAGATGCTTTAGGCGGATCAGCAGTTTATATTTCTCTGGCTGCGAGTTATTTCAGCGGTCCGGTTTATTTAGTTGGTGTGGTTGGCGGGGATTTCCCCAAAAAGTATCTCAATACTTTAGAAGAACACAATGTTGATCTTGATGGTCTTCAGGTAATTGAGAATGGAAAAACATTCCGGTGGTCAGGTAAATACCATTATGATCTTAATGTGCGTGATACATTACTCACGGAGCTAAATGTCTTTGAAAAATTTGATCCCATTATTCCTGAAAAATTCAGAAAGTCAAAATACATTTGTCTGGGAAACATTGATCCTGAATTACAGATCAAAGTGCTTGACCAGATGGATGATCCGCAGTTTGTTGTCTGTGATACGATGAACTATTGGATCGAAGGAAAAAAAGATGAGTTGCTCAAACTTCTGAAAAGAGTAAATGTTCTGATCATTAATGATTCTGAAGCAAGACTGTTAGCGCATGAGCCGAATCTCATAAAGGCGTCAAGGGTAATAAGAGCAATGGGTCCCGAAATCCTTATCATTAAAAAAGGTGAACACGGTGCGTTGTTGTTTACCGAGGACACAATTTTTTCTGCTCCGGCATATCCGATGGAAATGATTTTTGATCCGACCGGCGCAGGAGATTCCTTTGCAGGTGGATTTACCGGTTATCTTCATAAGACACGTGATTTAAGCTCGTCCAATATGAAGCGGGCTATTATTTACGGCAGTGCAATGGCTTCATTCTGTGTAGAGCAATTTAGTACTAAAGGACTTGAATCACTTTCTTTACTCCGCGTCAAAGACAGGTATAGAGAATTTTTAGACTTATCAAGATTTGATGAAAAAGAGTGA
- a CDS encoding NUDIX pyrophosphatase gives MKLISNMIEAHVIRRRKNKMEFLLLKRSDTEIYPGLWQMVSGKMKKHEKAYETALREIKEETGIVQKKIWVVPNINSFYFPEGNYISFLPVFVVEVDPESVIKISREHSSYKWVTAERAKKLLAWSGQRKSVDIIKEYFSSPNSLLKFIEIKV, from the coding sequence ATGAAACTTATTTCAAATATGATCGAAGCTCATGTCATCAGGAGGCGTAAGAATAAAATGGAATTTCTTTTACTTAAACGATCCGATACTGAAATTTATCCCGGTTTGTGGCAAATGGTTTCAGGTAAAATGAAAAAGCACGAAAAAGCTTATGAGACGGCTTTACGTGAAATAAAAGAAGAGACCGGAATTGTTCAGAAGAAAATTTGGGTCGTACCGAATATTAATTCATTTTATTTTCCTGAAGGAAATTACATCTCATTTCTTCCGGTGTTTGTAGTTGAAGTGGATCCGGAATCTGTTATTAAAATTTCCAGAGAGCATTCCTCTTACAAATGGGTAACGGCTGAAAGAGCAAAAAAACTGCTTGCCTGGTCTGGACAAAGAAAATCAGTTGACATCATTAAAGAATATTTTTCTAGCCCTAACAGTTTACTTAAGTTTATTGAAATCAAAGTGTGA
- a CDS encoding Do family serine endopeptidase translates to MKSKRIFGAFALIIVGILFGALLVSGFGLVRPGYADINLGANNPPVNLDADATSFSKAFIEVAEKVTPTIVQISVVSSLKDDPHQDIFPFPFRDLPQEQRGSGSGIIISADGYIVTNNHVVENATKVTVGLHDNRTYDAQVIGTDPLTDLAVIKIEAKDLPTAYLGDSDDIKVGQWVMAIGNPLSLSSTVTAGIVSALGRGNLGLMSRDNGYAVENFIQTDAAINPGNSGGALVDLSGAVIGVNSAIAASRTGTYIGYGFAIPVNLVKSVAKDLIANGKVSRGYIGVQIGTIDNAIAKSLGLDKPRGVIVNGIVEGGAASKTDIKAGDVILKIDGREVNQPNELQGYIASKTAGSTVKLILLRDGKELERSVTLKPREEDEKNQPVLSNKDESSKSETNSTSASFEDIGLTVRNLSDKDKSTYKVDGGILITDVKAFSKAQDQSLVRNIVIVEVDKKSISSVDEFKSLVNKKKGSAMLLKVQDAEGNTRFVGLEIPG, encoded by the coding sequence ATGAAATCGAAGAGAATTTTCGGCGCATTTGCATTAATTATCGTTGGAATTTTGTTCGGAGCACTTTTGGTTTCCGGATTTGGATTGGTGAGACCGGGTTATGCTGATATTAATCTGGGCGCGAACAATCCGCCGGTAAATCTGGATGCCGACGCAACATCATTCAGTAAAGCTTTTATTGAAGTTGCCGAGAAAGTTACACCGACCATTGTTCAAATTTCCGTTGTCTCAAGTCTTAAAGATGATCCTCACCAGGATATTTTTCCCTTTCCATTCAGAGATCTTCCACAAGAACAACGCGGTTCCGGCAGTGGAATTATCATTTCAGCGGATGGTTATATTGTCACGAACAACCACGTTGTAGAGAATGCAACAAAAGTCACAGTTGGTTTGCATGATAACCGAACATACGATGCCCAGGTTATCGGAACAGACCCGCTGACTGATCTCGCAGTTATTAAAATAGAAGCAAAAGATTTACCAACGGCTTACCTTGGCGATTCAGATGACATCAAAGTCGGTCAATGGGTAATGGCTATAGGAAATCCGCTTTCTCTTTCTTCAACAGTTACTGCCGGTATTGTTAGTGCATTAGGAAGAGGCAATCTCGGTTTAATGTCCCGTGATAATGGTTATGCAGTAGAAAATTTTATTCAGACAGATGCCGCTATCAATCCCGGAAACAGCGGCGGTGCATTGGTTGATCTGTCTGGTGCTGTTATCGGAGTTAATTCTGCAATTGCTGCTTCACGCACTGGGACATACATAGGTTATGGGTTTGCAATTCCTGTTAACCTGGTTAAGTCAGTAGCAAAAGATCTAATTGCCAATGGTAAAGTAAGCAGAGGGTATATTGGTGTTCAGATCGGAACGATCGATAACGCTATTGCTAAATCATTAGGACTTGATAAACCGAGAGGTGTAATTGTAAACGGAATTGTTGAAGGCGGCGCAGCATCAAAGACTGATATTAAAGCCGGTGATGTTATTCTGAAGATTGACGGCAGGGAAGTCAATCAGCCAAACGAACTTCAGGGTTACATTGCATCTAAAACAGCAGGCTCAACAGTTAAACTGATTCTGTTAAGGGACGGAAAAGAATTAGAAAGAAGTGTAACATTAAAGCCGCGTGAAGAGGATGAAAAAAATCAGCCTGTACTAAGTAATAAAGATGAGAGCAGTAAATCTGAAACTAATTCAACTTCAGCAAGTTTTGAGGACATAGGGTTGACAGTTAGAAATTTATCTGACAAGGATAAATCCACTTACAAAGTTGACGGCGGTATTCTGATTACTGATGTAAAAGCTTTCAGTAAAGCACAGGATCAAAGTCTTGTCAGGAATATTGTAATTGTTGAAGTTGATAAAAAATCGATAAGTTCAGTCGATGAGTTCAAATCACTCGTTAACAAGAAAAAGGGATCGGCAATGCTGCTGAAAGTACAGGATGCCGAAGGCAACACCCGGTTTGTAGGTCTCGAAATCCCGGGATGA
- the aroC gene encoding chorismate synthase, which translates to MIRFLTAGESHGKALLTIVEGFPSNIKIENEYLNYHLKRRQSGYGRGLRMKIESDKAEIISGIRHQKTIGSPISLMIQNKDWVNWQNIMDPTKKQNSFEKVSVPRPGHADLVGISKYNFNDIRNSIERSSARETAARVAAGTVARKFLEIFGIEVGSFVESIGGVFPENNFAEELLNNNLPKKFSAKNLSALSDKSDVRVLSQEHQAKIINRIKLAKKMGDTLGGTFYVVATGVPTGLGSFMHYDLKLDSDIAHSIISINAVKGISIGSGFESAEKFGSESHDEIIKKGTRFERRTNRSGGIEGGISTGLPVIVRAAMKPISTLMTPIESVDLKSMKTVEARRERSDFVAVPACAVVAESMLAWSIAKFFLLKFGGDSLEETQDNYKNYNRKLFRRISTNFK; encoded by the coding sequence ATGATAAGGTTTTTAACTGCCGGGGAATCACATGGCAAAGCTTTATTAACTATTGTAGAAGGCTTTCCATCAAACATTAAAATTGAAAATGAATACCTGAATTATCACCTCAAACGCAGACAGAGCGGGTATGGTCGTGGTTTGCGGATGAAAATCGAATCCGACAAGGCAGAAATTATTTCAGGGATACGTCATCAGAAAACAATTGGTTCGCCCATTTCATTAATGATACAAAATAAAGATTGGGTCAACTGGCAGAATATTATGGACCCAACTAAAAAACAAAACTCATTTGAAAAGGTAAGTGTCCCTCGTCCGGGTCACGCTGATCTTGTCGGAATCTCCAAGTACAATTTTAATGATATTCGTAACTCAATTGAAAGATCAAGTGCAAGGGAAACGGCTGCAAGAGTAGCTGCAGGAACTGTAGCTAGAAAATTTCTTGAGATATTCGGAATTGAAGTAGGAAGTTTTGTTGAAAGTATCGGCGGAGTTTTCCCTGAAAATAATTTTGCTGAAGAACTGCTGAATAATAATCTGCCGAAAAAATTCAGTGCGAAAAATTTATCCGCTTTATCTGATAAAAGCGATGTAAGAGTACTTAGCCAGGAACACCAGGCAAAAATCATTAACAGGATTAAGCTTGCGAAAAAAATGGGAGATACTCTTGGCGGAACTTTTTATGTCGTTGCTACAGGAGTTCCGACCGGACTTGGCAGTTTCATGCATTATGATCTCAAACTTGATTCGGATATCGCACACTCAATCATATCTATAAACGCAGTTAAAGGTATTTCAATTGGTTCCGGTTTTGAATCGGCTGAAAAGTTTGGTTCTGAATCACACGATGAAATAATAAAAAAGGGAACGCGTTTTGAAAGAAGGACAAACAGATCAGGCGGAATCGAAGGAGGTATATCAACGGGTTTGCCTGTAATTGTAAGGGCAGCGATGAAACCAATCTCGACCCTTATGACACCGATCGAAAGTGTTGACCTGAAATCTATGAAAACGGTTGAGGCAAGGCGTGAACGAAGTGATTTTGTAGCTGTGCCCGCCTGCGCTGTAGTTGCTGAATCGATGCTTGCATGGAGTATTGCAAAGTTTTTCTTGCTTAAATTCGGTGGTGATTCACTTGAAGAAACGCAGGATAATTATAAAAATTATAACCGGAAATTGTTTAGAAGAATTTCGACCAACTTTAAATAA
- the recO gene encoding DNA repair protein RecO, protein MSQIVKSEAIVLGKMNYRDSSVIVSLYTKDFGKLSLILKGARSPKSKISNIVDPVNFINVVFYKKETRELQFLSSVDLISYYPNIRNSLDGMKYSLAILELIQKLVPEYEQNNRMFNGLTRIFSLLDSYDELPLILFSRFFMFFLTEIGYELQLDSCSICAKDITGTSDVVYNFNQGLICSECAENYPDSFYVKKELFRYLICLKYKKKVSLSDPETGESAIRLMEKFLRYHHQDFKGIQSLKIYN, encoded by the coding sequence ATGAGTCAGATCGTAAAGTCAGAAGCAATAGTTCTTGGTAAAATGAATTACCGTGATTCAAGTGTCATAGTCTCTTTGTACACAAAGGATTTTGGAAAGCTCTCGCTCATTTTGAAAGGTGCGAGGAGTCCGAAATCAAAAATAAGTAATATAGTTGACCCGGTAAATTTTATTAACGTTGTTTTCTACAAGAAGGAAACAAGGGAACTACAGTTCCTCTCAAGCGTTGATCTTATTTCATACTATCCCAACATCCGGAATAGTCTTGATGGAATGAAATATTCTCTTGCAATATTGGAATTAATACAGAAACTTGTGCCCGAGTATGAGCAGAACAACAGGATGTTTAATGGATTAACCAGAATCTTTTCATTGCTTGATTCATATGATGAACTGCCCTTAATACTTTTCAGCAGATTTTTTATGTTCTTTTTAACTGAAATAGGTTACGAACTGCAGTTGGATTCCTGCAGCATTTGCGCAAAGGATATTACCGGTACTTCGGATGTTGTTTACAACTTTAATCAGGGTCTTATTTGTAGTGAGTGTGCTGAAAATTACCCCGATTCATTCTATGTTAAAAAGGAACTTTTTCGTTATTTGATTTGTCTAAAGTATAAAAAAAAGGTAAGTTTATCTGACCCGGAAACGGGTGAATCTGCAATCCGGTTGATGGAAAAATTTTTAAGATATCATCATCAGGATTTTAAAGGAATTCAGTCACTAAAAATTTATAATTAA
- the mtnA gene encoding S-methyl-5-thioribose-1-phosphate isomerase, whose product MKKSDYFSLKFENDKLVFIDQTKLPLVEEYIETDSYNRIAEAIERLEIRGAPLIGIAAAYALALSVKKDSSGEKFLEAYNRLFRTRPTAVNLFYALEEIKKIYEADLPMKDSYELLLARAIELHKKDEEYCDRIGKNGLSVFKKKSGIITHCNTGKFATGGDGTAFNVIKYGFEHGLVEQVFADETRPLLQGLRLTSFELSKNGIPFKILSDSSSGSLMQTGLIDFAVVGADRIALNGDTANKIGTFNLAVLCNFHNIPFYVAAPSTTIDRNIPSGSEIKIEFRNKNELLYSGSLQIAPESFEVYSPAFDVTPSHLISGIITEEGVFNFPYNFIQ is encoded by the coding sequence ATGAAAAAGAGTGACTACTTCTCCTTAAAATTTGAGAATGATAAACTAGTCTTTATTGATCAAACCAAACTTCCGCTGGTTGAAGAATATATTGAAACCGATAGTTATAATCGTATAGCTGAAGCAATTGAGCGGCTTGAAATAAGAGGCGCACCATTAATTGGTATAGCTGCTGCTTATGCTTTGGCTCTCTCCGTAAAAAAAGATTCTTCCGGGGAAAAATTTCTCGAAGCTTATAACAGGTTGTTTCGTACAAGACCAACCGCAGTAAATTTATTTTACGCCCTTGAAGAAATAAAAAAAATTTATGAAGCTGATTTGCCCATGAAAGATTCATACGAGCTTTTGCTGGCTCGTGCCATAGAACTTCATAAAAAGGACGAAGAGTACTGCGACAGAATTGGAAAGAATGGGCTATCAGTTTTCAAAAAAAAATCCGGAATAATAACACACTGCAACACCGGGAAATTCGCGACCGGCGGAGATGGAACCGCATTCAATGTAATTAAATATGGATTTGAACACGGTCTTGTTGAACAAGTATTTGCAGATGAAACACGACCTTTACTGCAGGGCTTACGACTCACTTCATTTGAATTATCAAAAAATGGAATTCCGTTTAAGATTCTTTCTGATTCTTCTTCCGGTTCTTTAATGCAGACAGGTTTAATTGATTTTGCCGTAGTAGGTGCTGATAGAATTGCATTGAATGGTGATACTGCGAATAAAATAGGAACATTTAATCTTGCTGTGCTTTGTAATTTCCATAACATCCCCTTTTATGTTGCGGCACCATCAACTACCATTGACAGAAACATTCCATCAGGATCAGAAATTAAAATCGAATTCAGAAATAAAAATGAATTACTTTATTCAGGTTCCCTTCAAATTGCGCCTGAATCATTTGAAGTATACTCGCCCGCATTTGATGTCACACCTTCTCATCTTATTTCCGGTATCATCACCGAGGAGGGAGTATTTAATTTCCCTTACAATTTTATACAATGA
- a CDS encoding ABC transporter permease gives MKIRQLFLLALDSLKTNRLRTLLTVLGIVVGIFSIIVVMTVITMLQNTIENGFQFLSKNTFEIRKFPAIHGGDWEKYRNRKDITLDDFYRFEELMNEAKIVGAMQGQGGKVVKFGSEQTNPNIYCVGVTQGVYSTLNLEIDEGREFRNNEIDYSSDVCVLGHAIVEKLFYNADPIGQTIRMDGKPMRVIGTIKKRPEFFGQSQDNYIVIPITTFQSFYGRRSSSVDITVMAYNSELYESTIESAIGYMRKIRKVMPNQDNDFDIFSNESVIGQVNDITGGIKIGALVVSLIALIAAGVGIMNIMLVTVTERTREIGIRKAVGANKKNILLQFLFEAVFLCLLGGIVGIIIGISVGNLAGSFLSAQTAIPYDWVMIGLSLCIFVGVLFGTYPAYKAANLDPIEALRYE, from the coding sequence CTCTTAACAGTACTTGGAATTGTTGTAGGTATTTTTTCAATCATCGTTGTTATGACAGTTATAACAATGCTTCAGAATACGATTGAAAACGGCTTTCAGTTTTTAAGTAAAAATACTTTTGAGATAAGAAAATTTCCCGCCATACACGGCGGAGACTGGGAAAAGTACCGCAACCGTAAAGACATTACACTTGATGATTTTTACAGGTTTGAAGAATTGATGAACGAGGCAAAGATTGTCGGTGCTATGCAGGGGCAGGGCGGCAAAGTTGTCAAATTTGGAAGTGAGCAAACAAACCCGAATATTTATTGTGTTGGTGTAACACAGGGTGTGTACAGTACTCTAAATCTTGAAATTGATGAAGGCAGGGAATTCAGAAATAATGAAATTGATTACTCATCGGACGTATGCGTGTTAGGACATGCAATTGTTGAAAAACTTTTTTATAACGCTGATCCCATTGGACAAACCATTAGAATGGATGGCAAGCCAATGAGAGTTATCGGTACGATAAAAAAACGTCCTGAATTTTTTGGTCAATCCCAGGATAACTATATAGTAATTCCTATAACTACATTTCAATCATTCTACGGAAGACGCTCTTCAAGCGTTGATATAACGGTGATGGCCTACAACAGTGAGCTTTATGAAAGTACAATCGAATCAGCTATAGGATATATGAGAAAGATCAGAAAAGTTATGCCGAACCAGGATAATGATTTTGATATTTTCAGTAATGAATCAGTGATTGGTCAGGTTAACGATATAACCGGCGGAATAAAAATTGGCGCATTGGTTGTCTCCTTAATTGCGTTAATCGCCGCAGGTGTTGGTATAATGAATATCATGCTTGTCACCGTAACTGAACGGACTCGCGAGATTGGAATCAGGAAAGCAGTTGGCGCAAATAAAAAAAATATACTTCTACAATTTTTGTTTGAAGCAGTTTTTTTATGTCTGCTTGGCGGCATCGTCGGAATAATAATCGGTATATCTGTTGGAAATTTAGCGGGTAGTTTTTTAAGTGCACAAACCGCAATCCCTTATGACTGGGTAATGATCGGATTGTCACTTTGCATATTTGTCGGAGTTTTATTCGGGACTTATCCTGCATACAAAGCAGCTAATCTTGATCCGATCGAAGCTCTGAGGTATGAATGA
- a CDS encoding NAD(P)-binding domain-containing protein: MYDIIIIGAGPAGISMAAEAIHSGIAVEKILIIEKAAEHSFTIKKFYPENKLVTANYKGFAAACTGVMCLTDSTKEQTVSFLDKVIAENNLTVNYNETVYKISRDEQSQLFTLVTDKLQYESKVIVVSVGILGKPNKPDYKIPIALNEKILYDLTSKEIRSSKVLVVGGGDSASEYCQYLVQCNNEVTLSYRQNEFTRMNSINKESLLQLQTSSKLKLLLGTNISSVEDDAGKPKVIFTDSTNMTFDSIVYALGGSTPENFLKLIGIDFDGPNPVLKEGYETSVPGMFLTGDLSAGKKGGSIIWAFNSSNTAMKRICENYLECHL, encoded by the coding sequence ATGTATGACATAATAATTATTGGAGCCGGTCCGGCGGGCATCAGCATGGCAGCCGAGGCAATACATTCAGGCATTGCTGTAGAAAAAATTCTTATCATTGAAAAAGCTGCTGAACATTCATTCACAATCAAAAAATTTTATCCGGAAAATAAACTTGTTACAGCTAACTACAAGGGATTCGCAGCTGCCTGTACAGGTGTAATGTGCCTGACGGATTCAACTAAAGAACAAACCGTATCATTCCTTGATAAAGTAATCGCTGAGAATAATCTAACCGTCAACTACAATGAAACTGTCTATAAAATTTCCAGGGATGAGCAAAGTCAGTTATTTACGTTAGTGACAGATAAACTTCAGTATGAATCAAAAGTTATCGTTGTGTCTGTTGGAATTCTTGGTAAACCTAACAAGCCGGACTACAAAATTCCCATAGCACTTAACGAAAAAATTCTTTATGATCTGACATCAAAGGAGATCAGATCTTCAAAAGTATTGGTAGTGGGAGGCGGCGATTCGGCTTCTGAGTATTGTCAGTATCTTGTTCAGTGTAATAATGAAGTCACACTAAGTTATCGCCAAAATGAATTCACAAGAATGAATTCAATTAACAAAGAGAGTTTACTTCAATTACAGACAAGTAGTAAACTCAAACTCTTGCTAGGGACTAACATTTCATCAGTTGAAGATGATGCCGGGAAGCCGAAAGTTATCTTCACTGACTCTACTAATATGACGTTTGACAGTATCGTTTATGCACTGGGCGGTTCGACACCGGAGAATTTTTTAAAATTAATTGGGATTGATTTTGATGGACCTAATCCGGTATTAAAAGAAGGCTATGAAACATCAGTTCCCGGAATGTTTTTAACCGGCGATTTAAGTGCCGGAAAAAAAGGCGGATCGATCATCTGGGCGTTTAATTCATCCAACACAGCGATGAAAAGAATTTGTGAAAACTATCTTGAATGCCATTTATAG